The genomic interval CTGCGCGGCTCGGCGGCGGCGGCAGGCATTGCGCTGATCAACGCCGTGGGCAACCTGGCCGGGTTCGTCAGCCCGTTCATGGTGGGCAGCGTCAAGGATGCCACCGGCAGCACCACCGCGGGCCTGTATGTGCTGGCCGCCAGCCTGGTGTTGGGCGGCGTGCTGGTGCTGCTGGCCACCCGCGGCCGCCACGCCAGCACCCAACTGGCTGCCGCCTGAAGCGTCCATGGCAAGCCCCCACACCCTGTTGCGCAGCCTGTTTGATGCGGCTGTTGCCGCCGCACAACCGGCGCTGTGCCTGCCCCCGCACCTGCCGCCGCCCCCCAAGGGCCGCACCATCGTCATCGGCGCGGGCAAGGCGTCTGCGGCCATGGCCCGGTCGCTGGAAGACCACTGGCCCGGCCCGCTCGAGGGCCTGGTCATCACCCGCTACGGCTATGCCGTGCCGTGTGAACGCATCGAGATCGTGCAAGCCGCCCACCCGGTACCGGACGCCGCGGGCCAGCAGGCCACCCAGCGCATCCGCGACATGGTGCGCGGCCTGACGGCGGACGACCTGGTGATCGCCCTCATCTCCGGCGGCGGCTCGTCCCTGCTGGTAGCCCCTGGCGAGGGCCTGACGCTGGCCGACAAGCAGGCCGTGAACAGCGCGCTACTGGAGTGCGGCGCCAGCATCTCCGAGATGAACTGCGTGCGCCGCCACCTGTCGCAGGTCAAGGGAGGTCGCCTGGCCGCCGCCTGCCACCCGGCGCCGGTGTGGACGCTGCTGATCTCCGACGTGCCCGGCGACGACCCTATCAATATCGCCTCCGGCCCCACCGTGGCCGACCCCAGCACCTGCGCCGACGCGCTGTCCATCATCGACCGCTACCGCATTGCAGTGCCGGCCACCGTACACGCCCTGCTGGAAAGCGGCCAGGGCGAAAGCGTGAAGCCCGGCGACCCGCGGCTGGCGGGCTGCACCACGCGCACCATCACCGCCCCGCAAATGGCCCTGGAAGCCGCCGCCGCCGTGGCCCGCGCCGCCGGGGTCACCCCCTACATCCTGGGCGACAGCCTGGAAGGCGAAGCCCGCGACCTGGGCAAGGCCATGGCCGGTATTACCCGCCAGGTGGTGCAACACGGCCAGCCGTTTAAAACGCCCTGCGTGCTGCTGTCGGGCGGCGAAACCACGGTGACTGTCAAAGGCACGGGCCGGGGCGGGCGCAATGTGGAGTTCTTGCTGTCGCTGGCGGTGGCACTGGACGGCCTGCCCGGCGTGCACGCCCTGGCGGGCGACACCGACGGCGTGGACGGGGCCGAAGAAATCGCCGGGGCCCTCCTCACACCCGACACCCTGGCCCGCGCCTGGGCGCTGGGCACCCATCCGCGCCACAGCCTGGACAACAACGACGGCCACGGCTTCTTCCAGGCGCTGGGCGACTCGGTGGTGACCGGGCCCACACTGACCAATGTGAACGACTTTCGGGCTATTCTGATCGAGGGTTGAATGCTTTTTAGGCCGCCCGTGCTCATCCAGTCAGCGTAAGCAGCTCTCAAAGTAATAGCAATTACGGTTTCGCCTGCATCTCTTGCAGCAGCCAGGTCTTGAACGCCTGCGCCGCCGGGTGCGCCTGGTTGCCCTCGGGGGCGATCAGGTAGTAGGCCTCTTTCATGGGCAGGGCAAACGCCAGCGGGCGCACCAGCCGCCCGGCGCGGATCAGGTCGTTGGCGACGGTGTCGTGGGCCAACACCACGCCCAGGCCGTTTTGCGCCCACTCCAGGCTCAGCGCCCAGGTGCTGGTGCGGTGCACCAGGGGTCGGGCCACCCGGCTTTTGGCGGGGTAGGCCTCCAGCCAGCTGTCCCAGCTTTGCAGCGTGCCCGGCAGGTCGAACAGGCGCTGGCGCAACAGGTCGTCCAGCCGCTGGATGCGCGCGCCCACCTCGGGCGAGCACACCGGGAAGATGCTGTCCTGGGTGAGCCGCTTACCCACCCGGCTCTCCCACTTGCCCTGGCCGAAGACGATCTCCACATCGGCCGAATCGCTCTGCCGTTCTTCGGGCCAGATCGAGGTCACCACATTGAGCTGCACCCAGGGGTGCTGGTCCATGAAGCGGCCCAGGCGCGGACTGAGCCAGAACTTGGCAAACGACAGGTTCACGTGCAGCTCCAGCATGTCCGGCTCCTTACGGCCGGTGAGCACGCGGGTGCTTTCCTCCAGCATGGCAAACGCCGCCTGCACCGTGGGCAGGTAGCCCCGGCCCGCGTCGGTCAGCTCCAGGCCGCGCACCCGGCGCACAAACAGCGGGCGGCCAATGGCGTTCTCCAGGCTCTTGATCTGCTGGCTCACCGCCGACTGGGTCATGTACAGCTCTTGCGCCGCTGCGGTGAAGCTCAGGGCGCGGGCCGAGGCCTCGAAGGCGCGCAGCCAGTTCAACGGAGGTAATCTTTTCATTGCAATTTTTACGTTAACGGTCAGTGCAAAGCACCCAAGTTTCAGACTGGACGCGCACCTTCCAGGGATGCCGTGGAACCGGCTTTGCCGGGCCACTGGCATCGCCCCCTGCGTGTCGCATTGGCTTTTCAAGCCAATGCGAGGGGGGTTGGCGAAAGATGCGCAGCACTGCAGCCTGGGGGTGCTCCATAAGCCAGGCATTAGTTTTGCTAAGGTTATAGCGCTGTTTTCTTCGTTTGTCGGCCATGGGGTCTGGCGCGACACTCATTCACCTCCTCCACCCGCGTCCACGCCATGTCTGAAATCCACATTCTTTCCAACCCCACCCGGCTGGTCATGCGCACCGCTACGGGCGACACCCCCTTGCCCGCCCTGTGGTTGCGCGCCCTCAGCCCCGACCCCAGCCAGCGCGACCCGCTGACCGGCCAGCGCCTCATCAACCCGCACCTGTTTCCCGACGACCTGGCGCTCACCGCCGCCCGCTGGGACGGCGCGCAATTGCACCTGGCCTTCAGCGACGGCTTTGCCGGGCACTTTGATGCGGCCGAGCTGCTGGAAGCCACGGTGCTCAGCGAAGGCTGCCCCGCGCCCCAGCCCTGGCGCGCCGATGCCGCCTACCAGCCGGTCTACCAGTGGCCCGATCTGGCGCAAGACGCGGTGCTGTACCAGGCGTTGAAAGACTTCATCGAACTCGGCTATTTGCTGGTGCACCACACGCCCACGCAGCCCGACTCCATCCTCACCATCGCCCGGCGTTTCGGCTTTGTGCGCGAAACCAACTTTGGTGCGTACTTCGAGGTGTATTCCCGCCCCGCCGCCGAGGCCATCGACCTGGCCTACCAACCCGTGGCGCTGGGCCCGCACACCGACAACCCCTACCGCACCCCGGTGCCCGGCATCCAGCTGCTGCAGTGCCTGCAAAACGAAACCTCGGGGGGGCTGTCCAGCCTGGTAGACAGCCTGGCCGTGGCCGCGCAGGTGCGCCAGGAAGACCCCGAAGGCTTTGCGCTGCTGAGCCGCATCCCGCTGCGCTTCGAGCACCGCGATGCGACCACCCAGCTGGTGGCCATCAAACCCATGATTGAGCTCGACGGCAGCGGCCAGATGGTGGGCGTGCACTACAGCCCCCGGCTGGACAGCCTGCCGCTGATGTCCGAGGACGACACCCGCCGCTACCACCGCGCCCGCAAGCGCATGGGCCAGCTGTTTGACGACGATGCCTACGCGCTGCGCTTCCGGCTGGAGCCGGGGCAGATGATGGTGTTTGACAACAACCGCGTGCTGCATGGCCGTACGTCGTTCAACCCCGCCGAAGGCCACCGCCAGTTGCAGGGCTGCTACATCGACCGCGACGGCCCGCGCAGCCTGTACCGTGTGTTACATCGCCAATTCACTGGAACCCCCGCATGATCACTGTTGCCAACCCCGCCACGCACGCCGTCAGCTTCACCCAGATGAAAGACGGCAGCACCGAGGAATACCTGTTTCTGCAAAAGCTGGAGCACGGCTACGTGCGCGCCCTGCCCGACCGCCTGCTGCTGGCCCTGCACCGCCTGGGCGACTCGCTGGAGGGCTACCAGGTGAGCCGCCTGGAGCATTCGCTGCAAGCCGCCACCCGCGCCGAGGCCGACGGGGCCGACATCGAGACCATCGTCGCCGCCCTGCTGCACGACCTGGGCGACGAGCTCGCGCCTGAAAACCATTCGCAGTTTGCCGCCGCCATCATCCGCCCCTACGTGCGCGCCGAGGTGACCTGGGTGGTGGAAATGCACGGCCTGTTCCAGATGCAGTACTACGCCCACCACTACGGCAATCCGCCCGACGGCTACCTGGCCTACCGCGACCACCCCTGGTTTGCCGCCTGCTGCCGCTTCTGCGAGCACTACGACCAGGCATCGTTTGACCCGCACTACCCCAGCAAGCCTCTGTCGTATTTCGAGCCTATGCTGCGCGAAGTATTTGCCCGCCCACCGTTTGACCCGGCTATCCTGAAAGAGTTAGCATGAAAAAGGACTCTAGCGCTTATTCCATAGGCGCTAACAGCTCTTTATTTTGTAGCAGATAGCCCCGCTGTCCATGCACCCTGCCCCCAACGTGGCGTCGATTGCCGAAGAGCTAGCCCAAAAAATCCGGGACGGCCAGCTGTCTGCGGGCGAAAAGCTGCCCGCCCAACGGGTGCAGGCCCAGCGCCTGGGTGTGAGCCTTGCCACCGTCAACCGCGCCTATGCCCAGCTGGAGCAACTGGGCTTGGCGACAGCCCGCGTGGGCGACGGCACCTATGTGCGCACCACCCCACCCGCCGCCGATGCCGCACCCATCGACCTGGCCCACAACGTGGCCATCCCCACCGATGAGGTGCAAGCCCTGCGCCAGGCGCTGGCCGAGATCAGCCAGGACCCGGCCTGCATGGCCGGGGTGCTGGCCTACCAGCCCGAAACCGGGGCCCCGCAGCACCGCCAGGCCGGGGCCGACTGGCTGCGCCGCTTTGGCACCAGCGGCGACGCGAACCGCGTCATGGTCACACACGGCGCGCAGCACGGCCTGGCCGGGGTGCTGCGCACGCTGGCCAAACCCGGCGACACCTTGCTCACCGAGTCGCTCAGCTACCCCGGCCTGCTGGCCCTGGCCAGGTCGCTGCGGCTGCAGGTGATAGGGCTGGAGATGGACGGTGAAGGCCTGCTGCCCGAGGCGCTGGACCAGGCCGCCCACAGCTACCAAGCCAAGCTGGTGTTTTGCAGCCCCACCCTGCACAACCCTTGCGTAAGCACGATGTCGCTGCCGCGCCGCGAAGCCCTGGCCGCCGTGGTGCGCCGCCGCGGCCTGTGGCTGGTGGAAGACGTGGTGCATGCCGCCGTGCTGGCCCAGCCGCCACCCGCCGTCTCTACCCTGGTGCCCGAACAGTCCTTTCTGCTGGCCAGCCTGAGCAAGGTGATGGCCCCGGGCCTGCGCGTGGGCTACCTAGAGGCCGCGCCCGAATGGCTGGACAAGGTGGCGGCCAGCATCCGCGCCGACTGCTGGATGGTGGCCCCGCTGATGCCCGAGATCGCCACCCGCTGGCTGGCCAGCGGCGAGGCGGAGCGCCTGATCACCCTGCAGCGCCAGCAAATAGACGAACGCCTGGCCCTGGCCCACACCTGCCTGGCCGGGTGGGACTACGCCTGGAGTGCCCACCACCCGCACCTGTGGTTTCCCCTGCCCGAACCCTGGCACGCCAGCCCGTTTGCCGCCGCCCTGCGCCAGGCCGGTGTGCTGGTGCGCACCGCAGAACAGTTTGCCGCCGGGCGCAGCCGCGCCCCCCACGCCGTGCGCATCAGCCTGAACACCGCCACTTCGCCCGCGCAACTGCAACAGGGCCTGCTGGCCTTGGTGCAGGTGCTGGGCAGTACCCCACCCACCGACATGGCTCCATGAAAACCGTTAAATCCTTCCCCCGCAAAGTCCAGGAAATCGCCAACACCTTCATCCCCCTGGCCGACGGCACCCGCCTGGCCGCGCGCATCTGGCGGCCGGTGGATGCCGAGCGCAAACCCGTGCCCGCCATCCTCGAATACCTGCCCTACCGCAAGCGCGACGGCACCGTGGTGCGCGATGCCCTCACCCACCCCTACCTGGCAGGCCACGGCTACGCCTGCGTGCGCGTGGACATGCGCGGCAGCGGCGACTCCGAGGGTGTGATGCTGGACGAGTACGCCGAACAGGAACTGGCCGATGCCGAAGAAGTCATCGCCTGGCTGGTGGCGCAAAGCTGGTGCACCGGCAAGGTGGGGATGATGGGCATCTCCTGGGGTGGCTTTAACGGCCTGCAGGTGGCCGCACGCCAGCCGCCGGGGCTGGAGGCGGTGATCACCCTGTGCTCCACCGACGACCGCTACAGCGACGACATCCACTACAAGGGCGGCTGCCTGCTGGGCGAAAACCTGGGCTGGTCGGCCACCATGCTGGCCTACTCAAGCCGCGCCCCCGACCCGGCCCTGGTGGGCGACCGCTGGCGCGCCATGTGGCTGGAGCGGCTGGAGGCCGAGCCGCTGCTGGCCATCCCCTGGCTGCAACACCCGCACCGCGATGCCTACTGGAAGCGCGGCTCGGTGTGCGAAGACTTCGGCACCATCCAGGCTGCCGTGCTGGCCATCGGCGGCTGGAACGATGCCTACTCCAACGCCGTGCCGCGCCTGGTGGCTGGCGTGCAAAGCCCTGTGAAGGGCATCATCGGCCCCTGGGCGCACAAGTACCCCCACTTCGCCGTGCCCGAGCCGCGCATCGGCTTTTTGCAAGAAGCCCTGCGCTGGTGGGACCAGTGGCTCAAGGGCGTGGACACCGGCGTGGACCAGGACCCGGCGCACCGCACCTACATCATGGAGCTAGGCCGCCCCGGTGCCAGCGTGGCGCACATCGCCGGGCGCTGGGTCAGCGACACCGTTTGGCCATCGGACCGGTCTGAAACCCAGCGTTGGTACCTGAACGCGCAGGGCCTGGGCCAGACACCCGAAACCAAAGGCAAAAAAATCGTCTCGTCCCCACAGCACACCGGTGCCGACAGCGGCGAGTACTGCATCATCTGGCTCGGCCCGGAGTTCCCCGGCGACCAGCGCCAGGACGATTCGGGCTCGCT from Comamonadaceae bacterium OS-1 carries:
- the ttuD_3 gene encoding putative hydroxypyruvate reductase, encoding MASPHTLLRSLFDAAVAAAQPALCLPPHLPPPPKGRTIVIGAGKASAAMARSLEDHWPGPLEGLVITRYGYAVPCERIEIVQAAHPVPDAAGQQATQRIRDMVRGLTADDLVIALISGGGSSLLVAPGEGLTLADKQAVNSALLECGASISEMNCVRRHLSQVKGGRLAAACHPAPVWTLLISDVPGDDPINIASGPTVADPSTCADALSIIDRYRIAVPATVHALLESGQGESVKPGDPRLAGCTTRTITAPQMALEAAAAVARAAGVTPYILGDSLEGEARDLGKAMAGITRQVVQHGQPFKTPCVLLSGGETTVTVKGTGRGGRNVEFLLSLAVALDGLPGVHALAGDTDGVDGAEEIAGALLTPDTLARAWALGTHPRHSLDNNDGHGFFQALGDSVVTGPTLTNVNDFRAILIEG
- the gcvA_6 gene encoding glycine cleavage system transcriptional activator, with the translated sequence MKRLPPLNWLRAFEASARALSFTAAAQELYMTQSAVSQQIKSLENAIGRPLFVRRVRGLELTDAGRGYLPTVQAAFAMLEESTRVLTGRKEPDMLELHVNLSFAKFWLSPRLGRFMDQHPWVQLNVVTSIWPEERQSDSADVEIVFGQGKWESRVGKRLTQDSIFPVCSPEVGARIQRLDDLLRQRLFDLPGTLQSWDSWLEAYPAKSRVARPLVHRTSTWALSLEWAQNGLGVVLAHDTVANDLIRAGRLVRPLAFALPMKEAYYLIAPEGNQAHPAAQAFKTWLLQEMQAKP
- a CDS encoding gamma-butyrobetaine dioxygenase, whose protein sequence is MSEIHILSNPTRLVMRTATGDTPLPALWLRALSPDPSQRDPLTGQRLINPHLFPDDLALTAARWDGAQLHLAFSDGFAGHFDAAELLEATVLSEGCPAPQPWRADAAYQPVYQWPDLAQDAVLYQALKDFIELGYLLVHHTPTQPDSILTIARRFGFVRETNFGAYFEVYSRPAAEAIDLAYQPVALGPHTDNPYRTPVPGIQLLQCLQNETSGGLSSLVDSLAVAAQVRQEDPEGFALLSRIPLRFEHRDATTQLVAIKPMIELDGSGQMVGVHYSPRLDSLPLMSEDDTRRYHRARKRMGQLFDDDAYALRFRLEPGQMMVFDNNRVLHGRTSFNPAEGHRQLQGCYIDRDGPRSLYRVLHRQFTGTPA
- the ptsJ_2 gene encoding vitamin B6 salvage pathway transcriptional repressor PtsJ codes for the protein MHPAPNVASIAEELAQKIRDGQLSAGEKLPAQRVQAQRLGVSLATVNRAYAQLEQLGLATARVGDGTYVRTTPPAADAAPIDLAHNVAIPTDEVQALRQALAEISQDPACMAGVLAYQPETGAPQHRQAGADWLRRFGTSGDANRVMVTHGAQHGLAGVLRTLAKPGDTLLTESLSYPGLLALARSLRLQVIGLEMDGEGLLPEALDQAAHSYQAKLVFCSPTLHNPCVSTMSLPRREALAAVVRRRGLWLVEDVVHAAVLAQPPPAVSTLVPEQSFLLASLSKVMAPGLRVGYLEAAPEWLDKVAASIRADCWMVAPLMPEIATRWLASGEAERLITLQRQQIDERLALAHTCLAGWDYAWSAHHPHLWFPLPEPWHASPFAAALRQAGVLVRTAEQFAAGRSRAPHAVRISLNTATSPAQLQQGLLALVQVLGSTPPTDMAP